ATTAGCAAATGATCCGGGTGATGAATTATTGGCAAAAGATTCTCCAACTTTTATTATGCCTGAAGTAAGTTTAGGTCTGTATTATACGCTAAAAAAATTAAATATTGGCTTTGCCATACCTTACTTACTTACACATACTTACAATCAGAATAAAGGAAAATATATAACTCAAAATAAATTTTCAGAATACACTTATTTTTTCAATGCAGATTATACTTATAGTTTAAATAGAGATTTAGCACTTAAACCTGCTGTATTGTTAAATTATAATAAAAATACAGATTTTGGCTTAATGGCTATTGGTAAACTAAATTATTTAAACAAATATAGTGTCGGATTAGCTTACGATACAGCGCAGAAGATATATAAGATACTTACTCATTTACAGTTAAATAAACAATTACGAATTGGTTATGTAATTGATATAAATAATACATCTATAAATAATTATAGTAAAGTATCACATGAATTTATGAT
This genomic interval from uncultured Marinifilum sp. contains the following:
- a CDS encoding PorP/SprF family type IX secretion system membrane protein, with the protein product MKRIIVLIILFYLPFYLIGQIHELRNQFIFNPLVINPGYTGHEKALSAIAVYRNQWVGFDDAPETKSFSAHSPLRLQHMALGISVINEKIGATNETSIMGIYAYKLKFSKGILYMGLGAGLNTVNTKWTQLLANDPGDELLAKDSPTFIMPEVSLGLYYTLKKLNIGFAIPYLLTHTYNQNKGKYITQNKFSEYTYFFNADYTYSLNRDLALKPAVLLNYNKNTDFGLMAIGKLNYLNKYSVGLAYDTAQKIYKILTHLQLNKQLRIGYVIDINNTSINNYSKVSHEFMIRYDFKYTIRVLSPRHF